A region of the Hyalangium ruber genome:
GGAGAGGAAGCGCCAGGCTTGGCGGGGAGCGACAGCGGCTTCACCCAGTCGGCGGGAGGCCCTACCCGAAAGGGCTGCTGAGACGCCGCGCGTGCCGGGCTCCCCAGAAAGCAGAGCGCCACGAGAGCAAATCCCAGGAGCGAGGAAGATGAACGAGGTGAGCAAGCGATCGGGCGAAGCATGGGACGCAGCGCGGATAACTCCCGCAGTGAAGTCCGCGAGACAGGCGTTGACGCCGCCCAGCTTACTCGGCACTAAATCAACGATGGTAGGGCCTCCGGATCTGGTGGCCGGCCCGGTCTTCAAAACCGGTGAGGGGTCGCGAGAGCGGTCCCTGGTGAGTTCGATTCTCATGCCCTACCGCCACCTTTTTCCCTTTGAAAACGGGCGGTTGCGGTCGGTCCTCAGTGAGAGCTGAATCGTTCGGGCGGGTGCGCAGGCGTTTAGTCGGTTACGTACAAATTGCGTACAACCTTCGGGTGCATAGACCCACTGGGCCTGCCTCGATACGGATTGGGCCAGCTACCTCGTGCTCAAGCGGCCAAGCAGGCCTCCCGCCTGCGGTGATAACGTGACCCGATGAGTCGGCGGGTCACCAAGGACGGTCTCGGAGCGCTCCAGATCAGCTTTCCCTACGATCGCAGGCTCGTAGACATCGTCAAAACGCTCCCCACCCGCCAGTGGAACGGCATCGAAAAACATTGGTCGGTTTCCGAGAAGAACGTGGTGGCGGTGGTGGACCAGCTGCACGCCGAGGGGTTCGACTTCTGCGAGGACACGCAGCACCTGTACCGTGAACGAGGCGGCGAACTCGTCTTCGACACGAGTGAGCACGTGCCCGGCGCTCCACAGAAGCAGGTGGGCGCGACGACCGACCTCACCGTCTCGCAGCTCAATGTGAAGGTCCAAGGGGCACTCCAGAGGGCGTTTCCAAACTCCCTGTGGCTCGTGGGCGAGATCTCCGGGATCAACAAGGCCCGCCACAGGAGTGTCGTCGGCTTCGAGCTCGTCGAGCGAGATGAGTGGGGAAAGGAATCCTCCAAGCTCAGGGCCGTCCTCTTCGGGCACACACTGCGAGAGCTCGAGAAGCGGCTCGCCAAGGCAGGTAACCCTTTTCAGCTCGAGGACGAGATCCAGATCCGGGTGCGCGGGCGCGTCGATCTCTACGTTCCCTGGGGCTCGTACCAGTTCGTGATCGAGGATCTCGACCTGGACTACACGCTGGGAGAGGCAGCCCGGCGACAGGAGGAGCTTCGCCGACGGCTTGCCGCTGAAGGACTCCTCGAGCGGAACAGCGCGTTGCCCATCACCCTGCTCCCCCTGCGCGTGGGTCTCGTGACGAGCCTGGACTCGGACGCCTACCATGACGTGCGGCGCACACTGGAGGAGTCAGGGATCGCCTTCGACGTCACGGTTCATGGCGCGCGTGTCCAGGGACGACAGACGGAGCCCTCGGTCCTGAATGCGCTGGACTGGTTCCGAGCCCGTGCCGCGGAGTTCGATGTCCTTCTCGTCTGCCGGGGCGGCGGCTCGCGAACGGATCTCGCGTGGTTCGACTCGGAGGCCATCGCTCGGGCCGTCGCGACATTACCCATCCCGGTCGTGGTCGGAATCGGCCATGAGCGGGACATGTCTTTGCTCGACTTCGTGGGCAGGAGCGCCAAAACCCCGACAGCGGCCGCCCGCCTGCTCGTCGATCGTGTCCTGAAGTCCTGGGAAGTGATCGAGTCGCGCCTGCAAAAGATCCTCGAGCACGCCAGGGAGATCCTCGATGGCACCTCATCGGAACTCGAGGAACAGGCCCGCCATGTCCCGCTCGCGGCCAAGGATCTGCTCGAGCAGAAGACCCGGACTCTTCGGGATGCAGCCCGGCGGCTGCACCTGGGCGCAGGGCGTGAGCTCTCCTCCGCGTCGCGCCGAGTCGACGAGATCGCGTCGCGGTTGGGCCCGTACGCCTCCAGGCAGCTCGCGCTCGAAAGCGAGCGTATCGAAGCGCGGAGACGGCGCCTGCTCCTGTTGGATCCACGGCGCGTGGTGGAGCGTGGGTACGCCATCTTGCGCACGGAGACGGGGGCGGTCCTCAAGGATCCCGCGCAGGCACCCAGCGGAACCTCGCTCACCGCCGAGTTGAAACGGGGCACACTGCGGATGCGCTCCGAAGGTCCGGAGAAGACATAGGCGTATGGCAAAGCCCAAGCACTCGACGAAGAAGGCTCATGGCAGAGACATGGCAAAGCAGAAGCGGTCGACGAGCGAGCCTTCTTACGGCGAGGCCGCGGCACGTCTGGAGGAGATCCTGCGAGAGATCGAGGAAGACCGAGTCGACGTCGACGATCTCTCAGGGCTGGTGAAGGAAGCCGCCGAGCTCGTCACGCTCTGCCGCGGGAAGATCCAGGCGGCTGAGATGCAGGTGCAGACCATCGCCGAGCAGCTCGAGCGCGAAGCCCCTGACACCGAAACCGACGAAGATAACGCCGAGTAGGAAGCCCGTGTAACGAGCTAGTGCCCTGACTCCGCCCGGAGTTCGAGGCAGTGCCTAAGAGCGACGCAGAAGGCATTTTCTCATTTCGCATCACCAGCCCAATGCCTGAGAGGACCTAAAACCTGTGAAAGACGTCCAAACCAAGAACATTAGACTGGACCAGACCGAACAAAAACAACTGCTACACAAGTTATACACCACAACCTTCCTCTTCTTTCTGCCAGCCTTCGTGCTATGGGTACTTGGGATG
Encoded here:
- the xseA gene encoding exodeoxyribonuclease VII large subunit, which encodes MSRRVTKDGLGALQISFPYDRRLVDIVKTLPTRQWNGIEKHWSVSEKNVVAVVDQLHAEGFDFCEDTQHLYRERGGELVFDTSEHVPGAPQKQVGATTDLTVSQLNVKVQGALQRAFPNSLWLVGEISGINKARHRSVVGFELVERDEWGKESSKLRAVLFGHTLRELEKRLAKAGNPFQLEDEIQIRVRGRVDLYVPWGSYQFVIEDLDLDYTLGEAARRQEELRRRLAAEGLLERNSALPITLLPLRVGLVTSLDSDAYHDVRRTLEESGIAFDVTVHGARVQGRQTEPSVLNALDWFRARAAEFDVLLVCRGGGSRTDLAWFDSEAIARAVATLPIPVVVGIGHERDMSLLDFVGRSAKTPTAAARLLVDRVLKSWEVIESRLQKILEHAREILDGTSSELEEQARHVPLAAKDLLEQKTRTLRDAARRLHLGAGRELSSASRRVDEIASRLGPYASRQLALESERIEARRRRLLLLDPRRVVERGYAILRTETGAVLKDPAQAPSGTSLTAELKRGTLRMRSEGPEKT
- the xseB gene encoding exodeoxyribonuclease VII small subunit; amino-acid sequence: MAKPKHSTKKAHGRDMAKQKRSTSEPSYGEAAARLEEILREIEEDRVDVDDLSGLVKEAAELVTLCRGKIQAAEMQVQTIAEQLEREAPDTETDEDNAE